The following coding sequences lie in one Glycine max cultivar Williams 82 chromosome 19, Glycine_max_v4.0, whole genome shotgun sequence genomic window:
- the LOC100500464 gene encoding uncharacterized protein LOC100500464 gives MDDFAKSLCGWSWEENKLFELALAAVDEQHPERWEVVAAMVGGEKSAGDVQEHYVILLEDLLVIESGKLDNTLGEVMPVVLVECKESMCLSHDDTSS, from the coding sequence ATGGATGATTTTGCTAAGAGTTTGTGTGGATGGAGTTGGGAGGAGAACAAGTTGTTTGAGCTAGCTTTGGCAGCGGTGGATGAGCAACACCCTGAACGGTGGGAAGTGGTTGCAGCCATGGTTGGAGGAGAAAAAAGTGCTGGAGATGTTCAAGAACATTATGTGATCCTTCTGGAGGATTTACTCGTTATAGAATCTGGAAAATTGGACAATACACTTGGAGAAGTTATGCCTGTTGTCCTTGTTGAGTGTAAGGAGTCCATGTGCTTGTCCCATGATGATACAAGCTCGTAA